One Clostridia bacterium DNA window includes the following coding sequences:
- a CDS encoding aspartate kinase, translated as MALIVQKFGGSSVKDAERLRNVAGIVTDTYKAGNQVVVVVSAQGDTTDDLIEKAAELNERPSKREMDVLLSAGEQISMSLLAMTIEKMGFPVISLTGWQAGVQTTSKHGVAGIKKIDTERIFAELDKKQIVIVAGFQGISKYDNITTLGRGGSDTSAVAIAAALKAELCQIYTDVDGVYTADPRIVKNAHKLDEISFDEMLELATLGAQVLQNRSVEIAKKYNVNLEVLSSLTKAKGTKVVEVTKMEKMLIKGVTKDTSIARISVVGVADVPGIAFRIFDLLGRKDINVDIILQSIGREGTKDMTFTVSSADADYAAEALHESELLKDKKILVDKDVAKVSIVGAGMETHSGVAARMFEALYDASINIQMISTSEIKISVLIDKKDADRAVIAIHDKFDL; from the coding sequence ATGGCACTTATCGTTCAAAAGTTCGGCGGCTCCTCCGTAAAGGACGCGGAGCGGCTGCGGAACGTAGCGGGCATCGTTACCGATACCTACAAAGCAGGAAACCAGGTCGTAGTCGTCGTTTCCGCGCAGGGCGACACGACGGACGATCTGATCGAAAAAGCGGCGGAGCTCAACGAGCGCCCCTCCAAGCGCGAAATGGACGTGCTGCTTTCCGCCGGAGAGCAGATATCCATGTCGCTGCTGGCGATGACCATCGAAAAGATGGGCTTCCCCGTCATCTCGCTGACCGGCTGGCAGGCGGGCGTGCAGACGACCTCAAAGCACGGCGTCGCGGGCATCAAGAAGATCGACACCGAGCGCATCTTCGCGGAGCTCGATAAGAAGCAGATAGTCATCGTTGCGGGCTTCCAGGGCATCAGCAAATACGACAACATCACCACCCTCGGCAGAGGCGGCAGCGACACCTCCGCGGTCGCGATCGCGGCGGCGTTGAAGGCGGAGCTCTGCCAGATCTACACCGACGTCGACGGCGTTTACACCGCCGACCCGCGCATCGTCAAGAACGCGCACAAGCTCGACGAGATCAGCTTTGACGAAATGCTCGAGCTCGCCACCCTCGGCGCGCAGGTGCTTCAGAACCGCTCCGTCGAGATAGCCAAAAAATACAACGTCAACCTTGAGGTCCTCTCAAGTCTTACAAAAGCCAAAGGCACCAAAGTTGTGGAGGTAACAAAAATGGAAAAAATGCTTATTAAGGGCGTAACCAAAGACACGAGCATCGCGCGCATCTCCGTAGTCGGCGTCGCCGACGTTCCGGGCATCGCGTTCCGTATATTCGACCTGCTGGGCAGAAAGGATATCAACGTCGATATCATCCTGCAGTCCATCGGCCGCGAAGGCACGAAGGATATGACCTTCACCGTCAGCTCCGCGGACGCGGACTACGCCGCCGAGGCGCTGCACGAGAGCGAGCTGCTGAAGGATAAGAAGATCCTCGTCGACAAGGACGTCGCGAAGGTCTCCATCGTCGGCGCCGGAATGGAAACGCACTCCGGAGTCGCCGCCCGTATGTTCGAGGCGCTTTACGACGCGAGCATCAACATCCAGATGATCTCCACCAGCGAGATAAAGATCTCCGTGCTGATAGACAAGAAGGACGCCGACCGCGCCGTCATCGCGATCCACGACAAATTCGATCTCT